CAAAAGAGATACAGTGACACCTTCTGTTAGGTAGTTTCCTCGATGCATCGGGATTTCTGAAAAAACTTCTTCCGTCATCAAAGAAATCATTTCTAAAAAATCTTTTGGATGGTTCCAATCAGTGCGACACCAAGATTCTATCGATCTAAGCCATTGATTAAAATAATTTCGTTCCTTTTCCCATTCCCCATCAAATGTAAATAAGTTTTGAAATAAACTTTCAAATGTGATATATCTCTCTTCTTTTGTAATTTCTAATAACTTATCTTTGATACCCGATTTGATTTGTTTAATTCGATTCCAGATTTCTACAAATCTTATTATGGTTTTGTCAGATGAAATTGGTTTTGTTACGATATTTAAATTTTCCCAGGCTGATTCTTCGTCAGCAATCATGGAAACCACTGATCGTTTGAGACCAAAAGAGATTGTATAAGGATTATATTCTTTTTCTTCTTCGTATAAGGAACCCATTGAATCAATTAAATCCAAAACTTGTAGAGATGTATCTTCCCCATCAGTGTCAACGTTACCAACTATGAGTGGGTTTTTGAATAATATATGAATGTCTTCTTTCTCAAACCTGTCATTCGCCAAACAACGAAATAATGTTGATAAAGCTAAATACAATTGCGATGTGTCTTTTGCAACCAAGTCAGTAATCGAGTAAGGTATTTTTATAAAATTAGGTAAATTTTCTTTTTTCTGCGTTGTGTAAATTCCACCATCAAACACCCATTCCACGGCAGAACGATATTCCTTCATGTTAGGTACTAAAATGGCAAAATCAAGAAGGTTTAGTTTTCCTTTGCTTTGAGTAATTTTATAAAGTATGTCATGTACAATAGATTCAATTTCACGGTAAACTGAAGGTGCGTTCCAAATGCGTACAGTTTGATCTTGTAGATAATTTTCTTCTTTTGCTGATTCTTCCAATAGAATTGCTTTAAGTTTAGAAAGCATCCCTCCACTCACGAATTTCGATTTTTGTTTGTTGTAACTATCTTTGGAAAATTCCTTTGCTAAATAGGATTGAGGTTTCGAAAACTTAGAAAGATAATTTTTTGTTTTTTCTGGAAATTTTCCGATGACTTTCCCATTATGAAATTGATATATATGTACTTTTAGTTTTGAATTTGTAGTAAGTGCTGTTTCTTTCAAAAAATCAATATAAGTTCCTGATAAGTTTGATAAACAAAACAAGTGTAAATCGCCGCTTAGAGTTAATTTTTTTCCTTCTTCCAAGTATTGGAATAAGTTTTTTGGTTTTGAATTATCCTTATAAATCTCTGTATATATTTGTTTTTCTAATTCCCAATAAGGATCTTTTTTTAGATCATTCGCAATGTTTTTAGATTCCTGTCCAAGCCATTCTTTGATCCATTCCTCACGATTGAGTTCATAATCTTTAAAATATTTTGTTAGGACATCCGATAGATAGTATAATTTTGGGATTTCCTCCAAATACTTTTCCATTTCAGGGAAGTTTTTAAAAAGTTTATTTTGTTTTTGATAAAGTAATGAAAAACAATCTCGTTTTAAAGTTTCATATTGGTACAACGCTGTGGTTTCTTCGTAAGTTTGTATATTCAGTGAATTGAATATAATTTTTAAAATTGCTTTTTCTAAAAATGTAAATTCTATATTTAAGGAAAGATGTGAGGCATCAAACTTTGGTAAATTTAATCTTAGCCAAGGTATTAAATTTTGATTTGGAACTACTACCAGTGGTCGTTTGAGAGGATTTGCTCTTTGGTCTTCGGTGATTTGTTTTCCAAGTTCTGTGGTGATTTCACCTAAATGAAGGCCAGCATAATAATGTATTGGCAACGGGGTTCCCTTTGTTTAAGAATCGTACAAAGTCTGTCCTTGGAACTAACCAAGTCTATTCTAATCTGAAAGTGGATTAAGAAAAATAGAATCAGTGGGGGCGCCATTTCCGGCTATCCGCTTCAATCTTTCGCTTTCGCGAAAGGATTTCCGCTACTATCCGGGGCGCTAGTCTAGGAGGATTTTTATAAAAAGAAAGGGAGAGGAAATCCTCTCCCAATTGGTAGTTTAACAAGTAAAAGATGATAGATATTTCGTTTCCAATTTTTCCGTATTGATTGGCTATATCGTTAACGAATCATTCACTCTGGTTTGGTATCTTTCACTAATTGGCCAATTTTATCATTCGCTTTCAAAACGGAGCGTGGTTGCGGTCGACGTGTTATGTTTGAAAGATGTTGTATAGAGTGAAATTGGTTTTGGTACTGCATACATTGGATCTATATTGTCTATCGCAAGACCAATCCGGCTTCCCACAGGAAAGTCATGAGCCACCGCTTGTAAATCAACATTTAGATCCGTATCTTTTCCTTTGACTCCAAAAAGTGTTGCAGTTCCGTGAGAAATTAGTTTGCCTGTTCCCCAAATATCTACTTCATACAAATATACTACAACATGAGGAGAACTGTCAGAGCTATTAATTCTTCCTTTATAAAAGGTCCTTCCTCTGACTTTCAGTGTACTTGTTAGTTTATCTGAAAGATAAACCATTGCATTAGTGCGATCAATTAAGTTGACATTGGTCGTAACCGGAACAGAGACAGCACCATCCAAAATTTCTGAGAGAAGGGGAACACCAGTTGTTGCACTAGTTCCGCCAGATAGAATGGTATCAGTTCCGTTTGTTGTATTTGCTGTAGTTGTAATTTTTCCCGGACTCAGTAATCCCATAGGTCTCAAATGGTAAGTTCGTTCCACTTTATTCGGATTTGGCCAAGCAGAGTAATTAACTCTTGTGTTAGAAAATCTCTTTTGAATAGAAACCTTTGGTTTTGACATGATCCCATTTTGAATTCCTTTTAACCAATAATCAAACCAATCGTATGCATTGGTCCAAACATAATTTTCAATTCCAAGGATACCACCAATTTCTGCCGTAGCATGAATGCCATTGTTCAGATCTAATTTTTTAGGTACGGTTAATTGTTCAAAGTAAGGAAGGATTTGGTTTGGTTGGAAAAGATTATCTTGCGAATTGTTAGAGATGTAAACAGGTTTTCCAGCAGCATTCAAAGCCGCAACAGCACTGTTTGGTGAACGTTCGCTTGCCCAAGTCAAAACACTTGCCACATCTTTTGTATCTAATAGTTTTCCAAAATTTTCTGCAATGATTGGATCCATCCTTCCTGTAATATAACCTGCGGTAACAAGTAGAAGTCCCCATACAAGTCTTGGCGTTTGGTTTCCGTAAAGTGAATCTGGTAAACTTCCCCATCCGCTCATAGCGACGGCAGTTTTGATCCTTGGTTCTTTACTTAGTCCGAGTAAGGAGATTCCTGCACCGTAAGAAATTCCCGCAATACCAATGTTTGTTGGATCAACAGGCGCATTTGTTAGTAAAAAATCAATTCCTTTGGAAAGATCTGCCATATCTTTTGGACCAGCAACATTAATAAGTCCTCCAGAAGTTCCAAATCCTCTTGTGTTGTAACTAAATACAACATAACCTTTTTTAGCAAGTTTAGCCGCAGGCACAATGTATTCATATTCATTCAGAGCCCAACTGTTGACAAAGATAACTGCAGGGAAGGGGCCTGTTCCCGATTTGGGAATGAACAAGTTTCCTGTAATTTTCACTCCATCGTAACTGAGAAAGGATATGTTGTCATTGAAACTGAAACTTCCATCATTCTCTTTTGTAAATGCAGATTGAATGTCTTTTGTAAGTGCAACGTTACTTTGTTTTAGAACCTCTGGAGATACAGAAGTTCCCGAGTTGGTTCCGTTTAACACAGCAAGTACGGCTGCATTTCCGCTTGAGTTTTGGTTTCCATTTTGTCCACAGGCCATTAGGAGGAAGACTCCCAGTGGCAAAAGTAGACGGTAGATTTTTTGCTTTTTCATAATTCGCCTCTAAATTGCCTCAAATTTACCACAAATCGCTTTTTCTTGCGTCTAGAATGACAATATTGGACAAATTTTTAGGTCTAATATCATGATTTTGTACTAATTCCCTCTACGAAAACCTCCAAATGGTTGACGGATGCGTGCATTTCGTACGATTTTTCGATCATGTGGGAATTCTTAGGTTCTTGGCTCCAGTTCGGAGCTTGGTATCACTTTATTCTGGGAATCGGTATTCTTGTAAAAGAAAAGGGATCCAAAGGTTTTCCCTTTGCGATGATAGCGGCATTTTCCGGTGGGATTATGATTTTATACGCCTATCGTTTGTTTGCAGGTCTGGAATTTGAGACTCGAATTTTGAACCAAGGCTATGTTCCTATCATTTATTTAATCCCGGGGAGTATGCAGTATACCATCGAACAGTTTTTGAGTACAGAACCTGTCCCTTTGAAAAAACTTTATCGCCTGTATCCTACCTTTTTTGTGGTTCTTTTTCTTCTAACATTGAATTGGTTTGCACCAAACACCCTTTCGCAGACCATGAATCAAAGTTTTGCGGGAGCTCCGATGTCACTTCCCGAAATTACATCCATTATCGGCTGCGTGTATTGGATGGGCATTTTTTTGGGCATGATTTATCAATATAGAAATATCCTTTATAATAATCCAAACAATGATGCAAAGTTAGGTGTTAAAAT
The genomic region above belongs to Leptospira montravelensis and contains:
- a CDS encoding exodeoxyribonuclease V subunit gamma, with translation MPIHYYAGLHLGEITTELGKQITEDQRANPLKRPLVVVPNQNLIPWLRLNLPKFDASHLSLNIEFTFLEKAILKIIFNSLNIQTYEETTALYQYETLKRDCFSLLYQKQNKLFKNFPEMEKYLEEIPKLYYLSDVLTKYFKDYELNREEWIKEWLGQESKNIANDLKKDPYWELEKQIYTEIYKDNSKPKNLFQYLEEGKKLTLSGDLHLFCLSNLSGTYIDFLKETALTTNSKLKVHIYQFHNGKVIGKFPEKTKNYLSKFSKPQSYLAKEFSKDSYNKQKSKFVSGGMLSKLKAILLEESAKEENYLQDQTVRIWNAPSVYREIESIVHDILYKITQSKGKLNLLDFAILVPNMKEYRSAVEWVFDGGIYTTQKKENLPNFIKIPYSITDLVAKDTSQLYLALSTLFRCLANDRFEKEDIHILFKNPLIVGNVDTDGEDTSLQVLDLIDSMGSLYEEEKEYNPYTISFGLKRSVVSMIADEESAWENLNIVTKPISSDKTIIRFVEIWNRIKQIKSGIKDKLLEITKEERYITFESLFQNLFTFDGEWEKERNYFNQWLRSIESWCRTDWNHPKDFLEMISLMTEEVFSEIPMHRGNYLTEGVTVSLLQPMRPIPFLHVYIAGLGEGKFPGSVDRSRFNLRRFDSKPWDLNRREIQESLFWESILSAEESITFSYVGKNTLEDKEFEPCSTLFEVMTAMGVKDAVELPLTSYSRFYDENLFPSFDYVRNLNRFRDNEGILPNPNFTDPNQLTINQLTQEKSDEVTIQELTNGLKNPILRPLLQNLGRIWEEEDNIAEEPFRLNSLEIYTIKTIFIPIFTESLANEKEWIWDRDRIQAQLKEFTQKAEQNAKFPYGAFHIVSSEILMEELEVVAERFRFLKESLFQKKEDLTYFKAVSIGDTGLRECKKLDPYQITTLHRIVGEWENIIENEGIYYWFYTGSLYDKPKYPNDYLKDYLGKMAYVLISACMFRVTGNRLMIIPANAKDFKNDSWLDFSDFTIEDCKSYLNSIYRLVMEENPKYIPTAGLNLFFSKHNLEEIGENLDKLEILWKEFLVDESDTILQFENQLMKISPYTKVLLENFSISSVFEIFLPLLKKGFL
- a CDS encoding alpha/beta fold hydrolase, with product MKKQKIYRLLLPLGVFLLMACGQNGNQNSSGNAAVLAVLNGTNSGTSVSPEVLKQSNVALTKDIQSAFTKENDGSFSFNDNISFLSYDGVKITGNLFIPKSGTGPFPAVIFVNSWALNEYEYIVPAAKLAKKGYVVFSYNTRGFGTSGGLINVAGPKDMADLSKGIDFLLTNAPVDPTNIGIAGISYGAGISLLGLSKEPRIKTAVAMSGWGSLPDSLYGNQTPRLVWGLLLVTAGYITGRMDPIIAENFGKLLDTKDVASVLTWASERSPNSAVAALNAAGKPVYISNNSQDNLFQPNQILPYFEQLTVPKKLDLNNGIHATAEIGGILGIENYVWTNAYDWFDYWLKGIQNGIMSKPKVSIQKRFSNTRVNYSAWPNPNKVERTYHLRPMGLLSPGKITTTANTTNGTDTILSGGTSATTGVPLLSEILDGAVSVPVTTNVNLIDRTNAMVYLSDKLTSTLKVRGRTFYKGRINSSDSSPHVVVYLYEVDIWGTGKLISHGTATLFGVKGKDTDLNVDLQAVAHDFPVGSRIGLAIDNIDPMYAVPKPISLYTTSFKHNTSTATTLRFESE